In Frondihabitans sp. PAMC 28766, a genomic segment contains:
- a CDS encoding acyl-CoA dehydrogenase family protein produces MRDPLLRIAIGPGPGPATAAVVAAAPDTVAEALDCAVALGPLKPFVGTGGAADAWEALATLAAHDVALARAVEPHLDALTILDQAGVAPTAGSTWGVFAAEGPGVRLEATETGAGSWALTGTKPWCSLAGTLSHALVTAWVTESQRGLFAVDLRSPGVAVQPGWAARGLTEIPSGDVAFAKVPATAVGEPGWYLQRPGFAWGGMSVAACWFGAAVGVARPLLDAARLPGRRDDTILLMHLGRVDTRLAEARTALAAAARLVDGPAESPADVPPSVLAKRVRATVAAATEAAIAAVGHALGPTPLVQDAAHAKRVADLELYLRQHHAERDDVSLGRSVRDSGLEW; encoded by the coding sequence AGGCCCTCGACTGCGCTGTCGCGCTCGGCCCCCTGAAGCCCTTCGTCGGCACGGGCGGGGCGGCAGACGCCTGGGAGGCACTCGCCACCCTGGCCGCCCACGACGTGGCCCTCGCCCGAGCCGTCGAGCCGCATCTCGACGCCCTCACGATCCTCGATCAGGCGGGCGTCGCACCCACGGCTGGGTCGACCTGGGGTGTGTTCGCCGCCGAGGGCCCGGGTGTGCGGCTCGAGGCGACCGAGACCGGCGCAGGATCCTGGGCCCTCACCGGCACCAAGCCCTGGTGCTCGCTCGCCGGCACCCTGTCGCACGCGCTGGTCACGGCCTGGGTCACCGAGTCTCAGCGCGGCCTCTTCGCCGTCGACCTGCGCTCGCCCGGCGTCGCGGTGCAGCCGGGGTGGGCCGCACGGGGTCTGACGGAGATCCCCAGCGGCGACGTCGCGTTCGCGAAGGTCCCCGCCACGGCGGTCGGCGAGCCGGGCTGGTACCTGCAGAGGCCGGGATTCGCCTGGGGCGGCATGAGCGTCGCGGCCTGCTGGTTCGGAGCAGCCGTCGGTGTCGCCCGCCCGCTGCTCGACGCCGCGCGACTGCCGGGCCGGCGCGACGACACGATCCTGCTGATGCACCTCGGTCGGGTCGATACTCGCCTGGCCGAGGCCCGCACCGCGTTGGCCGCGGCCGCACGGCTCGTCGACGGCCCCGCCGAAAGCCCTGCAGACGTCCCCCCGTCCGTCCTCGCGAAGCGCGTGCGCGCCACCGTCGCCGCGGCCACCGAGGCGGCGATCGCAGCCGTCGGTCACGCCCTCGGCCCGACTCCCCTCGTGCAGGACGCCGCCCACGCCAAGCGAGTCGCCGACCTCGAGCTCTACCTGCGGCAGCACCACGCCGAACGCGACGACGTGTCGCTCGGCCGCAGCGTGCGCGACTCC